Part of the Pomacea canaliculata isolate SZHN2017 linkage group LG11, ASM307304v1, whole genome shotgun sequence genome is shown below.
TCACACATGACTGATTAAATGAACACACACTGAATGTCAACAGAGAATGTTCACACAATACCTACGACCATCGCCTCCACCAGCAACAGAACAACACCGCCgtgcctgcagtggagagacgtgctgatGCTGATTGAAACATATCATTTTTCTACAATTAATGACGAGTTTGCTATTGTGAAGGCACTAagagaagcgggtatcccagtgcgggtgatgaaggatgaggacatcgaggacgtggccacggcccgcagtgacgtggtgtgggttgCAGAGGATAaacgtgttcgtggtctggagagaaaagtcgtcgtctgtgtGCGAGAGCGTCCTCGACCCATTTCCGCAACAGAAACTAACTGTCTTCACTCggtgtcccgctgtacgtcacaacttgtgattgtcagCTACAAATAACCGTACTAGTgcagatgacacacacacacctgccacGTGTTGTAGTCTTGTGTCTATCTCTCTTACATCAACACACGTCGTTTTCATGTTTTCTAGTCTTTGTTCACTCCATCAAAAGATTGCTGAAACATAAAgtgtatatttcttttgtgaCAAGACCGCATGCTCTCATAAAAAACTGTTCTTCATAAACGTTGTCACGGACCAGTTTGCGCCTCCgtgtgtttcatattattttaactcCTTTGCGACTTACGGACTTCAAGTGTATGTAAAATGTACGAAACAATAGATGAGAACATTAGATAGAAAGGGTTAACCGAACAGGATGTATTTGGCGAACCCGGTTTACCAGTAGGTTTTTTGCGGGAACGAGGTAGAAAATTTACTCAGGCCCGGAAtacagaaggaagaagacgagCCTGAGTCCGGAGTGTAAATGTCCCGAGTTGAGATTAGAGAGTAGAGCAGGGGAGTGGTCATCCACGCTGGGTGCGGTGCGGTGCTGTCCCTTGtggattaacctcgcctagacgaggtatgacatatttttgtgttattgctTGTGGAACTGTAATAGAACTCACGGATGTTTCAAAGTTGTGAACACGAacatatgagagaaagatgtgtgaactGGACAATATAGTTTAGAATACTAGTACAGCGTAacctcgagttacaggttttaattgtatggaCTGAAAGAACTGGAACCCTTCTGGAtaaggaagaatcgcctcccaggaccattccgTGATCGCCTTCGCTgcagcacccagcagcacgtggaCTAGGAggcccgtgacgtcaccgtggagtACCTGCTGTGACCCCGGACACCTGACGTCACGGCCAGTGTGTATGACCTGCTGTGTCGTAAATCGCCGGGCGACCAAAGAATTCTTACCTCCACCCCAACCCTTGGGGAAGGATCAACCGTTTCCACAAGAAGGGTATTCGTGTTATTGGATTCTAGTTGGCTGTAGAGGGCGCCACGATAAGATAACGGGACGATAAACTAAGTAACGTACACGATGACTGCTAAAGCGGTGATAAGACAGGTAATTGGACCGGAACATCAGAACTGGAACTTTGGGACTAAACAGTAGGAGAGAGTGCGAGCAATATATATTAATGCTTTGCTTGTAAGCTGTGACCATGTCGAGATTGATTGGGGgagtgccccggatgtaaacaCTGCGCCTATTGTTAGATGTTTGTTGCCTTTAGAACACTCTGTTGATCCcagttgtttacaaacaagtatttgtgttgtagtctgtaCGTCATGAGGCACTCGATAACGAAGTGAGCATGATGTGGGCAGCTCGACATGTTTAGACCTGATCCTTCTGTGTTTCACAACTAGTGTCTGCATGAATAACACACGGAGTCGTGTTGACTCAATCGAGGGATGAACACAAGACGAGGGAGTCAATGGCATCACACTGTATCACAGTCTGAAATAAATTGTCCTGATGGAAGTAGTCAAGTCTGATGTCCTCTTGAGGAAGCAGTGTCTAGTAGCGCAtgactgtgtgtatatatgtatatgtgtgtatatatatatatgtgtgtatatttctTTGTGCAGCCTGTCTCTTGAGtatgtttttaaacaacagaCCTTGTACATCTGATTGATGACATATACATCACAACAAACGTATTGTCATACGCCAGTCGGCGGCGATACACATCTTCACTGACTCCAGTGCCTTCGTACGTCAACCtccctgtttatttttttctcggtctttgtctgttcatttatccttttctctcttcatttttttgtttgtttgtgtagttACATGTTCTTTTGGTCTGCATACCTTCAAACACAACTACATATGATGCTTAGTCACGTGTGGAGTAgtaagaaaagtataaaatgtagGTAGAGGTACTAGGAAACTAATAGATGACAGGTCTAGTGACACTATGACATTTCTAAAGTCAAAAAGGTctgaacaaaccaaaacaaccaGAATGAGGCTAAATGGTGAGTAACAAGATACAAGGACAATCCTCATGCGCATGTGGGGACAGATTAAATTAGTGTGgagtgaaatgaaatgaaatgctggagtgaaatgaaaacaaactagTAAAGAGaaactaaaacatttctaaGACAAATACAGACTGGCACCAAGCCTTAacaactgccaaaaaaaaaactgagacaCAAGACACCTTCATTAGTAACATCAGTAGCAACCCAAACTCTAGACTAATATAAGACTGAAAACAGATAATaactagattttaaaaaaagagatataCACCCACAGAAAGGAGACACACAACCGTCTAAAAccaagacaaaaagacaaacaaaaccaaaaccatgCACCACCAGGGCGGACCAGACAGGCACAGAGAGCAAGTAGCAGCaaagaaaagagtgagagaggtcACCAGCACAGTCCACCACCAAAATCACTCGGCAAACCTCATCcccaacagaaaaagagagcacACACGGAATAAACAACACATGCGGCAGCACAAGACAGTCACCCCACCCAAGGTGTTTAGGGAACACTGTTCACCGGTAGGTTTTGGCCGGACAGAGTGGGGAAATTTTACTCAGGCCTAAGATACCGAGAAAGGACGGATATTATGTATTAAGCTAGTggttgcatatatatatatgtgtgtgcgtttctagagctagtggtcacatgTATCTTGTGTATAGAGATAACGGTTACATATATCTTATGTATTAAACTAGTGGCTGTAAGCTAGAGGTCACACATATCTTGTATGtacagctagtggtcacatGTACTGCTTGCTCTGGATTACTTACATAGCAAAGGTGTCAATATAAGTGTGAATGCTcgccatgttttaatatcaggaAGCCGACTGGTGTGTCTCACTGGGATTCACAACTCTCTCCACAATCATAGGGGCCAGCGCGTGTGAACAGTCTATGGCTGCCGTAACATGCTGTTGATAGCCGCCAGTCTGGAAATTCTTGAACACAAGAAGCTGGCTGCTTACAAGACTCAATCTCATATTTGAAGTGTGAGCATCTTGGCCCACAAGCTGCTGTTGATTttgagggaaagtgcttccacctcgcggTGATTTCGTACTGTGGTGAGTGGGGttggtggggggtggggggtgggctGTTTGTGCAGTTATAAAAcctttgctgctgacaccaTCCCCACTAACTAACCAACCGATTGTCAACGTCTTCCTCGATAAATCAGGCAAAAATCAGTGTTTATTAGacaggtaataaaaatatatgattaATTATAGCAGTCGATCACGAGTAGAAATGTAGAAATATTGTGTCTACGTGTTTGTGTCTAAAAATAACTACCCTAAGAAATATGTGCACGTATAACTTCTTCTATATTGTGTGTATGATTACATCTATGGATTAACGAGAGAATCCATGATGAAAATTCTGTTTCAACTCTCTATGTCAGACGACCGTGAGTCACGGAGACCCTCCTGCTCTCGTCCAGTGAATATGTTCACGTGCAGAACCGCATTAAAGGACAGAAGTCATTGTTATCTTCCCCCATCACACTTCAGATAAGAGAGATAACTAACAGAACTaacacacatttgttttttttttatattgttgtgtCCCTTGTGGTTGATACCCGGTCTATAAATCCCACAACAACGTTTGTACAAAGCCTTTTACTTGAAATTTCTAATTTAATATTCTtactttaatatatattttttttaaatattttactagcGGTTTGTAAGTTGGTGTCTTCCAGAAAGCTTGCTGAATATCTTCTTCCTTCAAAGTAAAAGATTTAAATGaactgtctatatatatatatatgtgtgtgtcaacaatgattttttttaaagtgaaaaagtaATCTTAATGTCATAAGTGTGTCTGTTACTTAGTGTttgttaaagatattttactcaaaacaaaacacttaaaatattcCACAGTTCAAACTCTACAATGTTGTATGCAACGTGaatcacccccccccccccacacacacacgtaaacacaTGTTTTCCAAACAAGCCACGACTATTTCgctatttttaacagaaacacAGTCCGTCCTATTGTGTGCCCCACCATCTTTGTCAGCATGTTAGCAGTCAGTACTAGCAGACGTACTAACAATGGTAGCAGAAACAGTACATAATGTATGCATCCTTTATGtattacaaatgcaaaatataaaataaacaaaattataacttATGCATACTACGCCATGACAATCGGGTTTGTGAGCCTGTCATCTATTACATCATAcggtaaacacacacaccaacagcaGTAGTTATGCTATCAGGAGTACTATCGAAAGGTCATTGTATAGGATTGTCTGCCCCCCACCAACAGGTGATGTCCAGTCTAGTCATCTATCAGTCACTCCTACCGGTAAGAGGAACACTACACCTGAGCGACGGTCTGAGAGAATTAGCATATCTTTGGTGTTCGCATGACAGCTTACTTTCCAGTCCCATTATCTGCTGGAACTTGTGACTCGCCACTTGTTGTAGGAAACGTGACTCACAACCTTCCCTTGAAAGACTTCGAAAGATCGACAACCTTCAGCTTGTTAGCTCATTCGACATTTCGCTGACGAACTCTCAACAGTACCAGCTGTCACAAACATGATGTTATATTTTTGatgggaaagggagagaaaataaagatgcaGGGAAGAAGATGAGAAAGGCGAATGAACggcgtttgtgtgcgtgttcatGAGATGACCAACAGCTTAATTCAGGGTTATTGACAGGTCGAAATGCGAACAAAGGAAGGAATGGAAAAGAgtatgctttgtttttaattggtCTTGTGATTTTCCCCTTCACTTGATCGGAGTACGTGAAAGTATCCTCGGTATGTAAACGACCTGACCAGACTTTGGGTGCAAGTCGTGATCAGACATTCTGAGAAACTTGTCAAGTTGAACCTCTTGAGGTGAGTCTGTGACTAGTTTAGGTCTAAAAACCGTTGTGAATTAATGAAGGGACTTTCGTTGTTAGAGAGTGATTtatagttgggtttttttctgtaagaggTAAATAACTGGAAATAGATTATTGGTTGGAAAGAGTGCTTTCGTTAGTGAAGCATAGGTTTTAAAGAGCTGTAATTGGATGCTCAggttttgggttgttttttttctactggCTATCCAATTTGTATTCGTTGGCTGTCGGTGGCTGGATCTTATCGAGCTACGGGATGGGCAGCGGCACAAGTGGagactgtgtatgtgttgttaTGAAGTGAACACTTCGTGAGGGACTGCGTCGTCGGACGTGAAGGAACATTGGAAACTTGACTGGAAAGGAAACTTTTTGagtgttttaattttgtgttcattAAGGAGTTgagctttctttgttgttgttttttctgacGAATATATTTGTGGTTggaagtttggttttttttaaaattacatttatgttaaaatttatctgcttttgtgttttattataattatctctTCTGAACGTCACTGTAGAGAAATGTGAGTGTGGATCGTAGAAAACATTCAATCAAAGAAAGCATCTACAATgcttttaactgaaaaaaaaaccatgctCTGTGTTCTACTGGCTGTCAGCTATTGTCACGACCGGCAGTCGGActgcgcattctttacgaaaCAAAACTCATGATCACTTCAGGCTGAGACGtcctgttatttattatacaccaaagaaattataaaaaacataaattgtaatacaagactTTCTAGCAAATCAATTTAAACCATACCACAACCAGTTATCACTCTTGTCTGTTCTAAATCATAAGGTATACGCCATATATTATTCAACACAGAAACTACGACCGCGCGCAGGCTGGTCTACAATCGTTCTCTTAATGTCACcaagacaacacacacatgtccaTTTCAATACACTCCTAACTATACGTCTCTCCGAGCACTTTCCTACTCGCTAGAAAAGTCCGAGTGCTCATACATATGAAACAGCGTACCAAAGTGCTAAAAGTCCGATTCaacagtctttctctctatgAGGGTGAACAGTAACTATGGGGGTATAAAACCTTTCCCCCCTCTAACTCTCCACTGGTGGGActtaagaaataaaacctttCTGTACGTTCTGCCGACACCAGCATCAAATCTTCGGAGTCCTCGACATTACACCCCGTGTCTTTCCTCCACTCGCTGCACAGgtttacaacaaacaacagcgaCGTCCCTCCCCGCAGTTGGTGGGTTGTCGCTGACAGGTACGAGAGTGGAacccacttgctcaacactccccagctgtgatgagatgctgcccgcctattgtcgtcggctcgggttgttcttctctggaacttctcgtcagctcggcgatgtccaccgctcccagtagcagattcggcgaggaaccttcagtaacagttctactgaagttgcaGTCCCAACATATAGCAGCAGCGGCTCCGCAACAAAAACAGTAACAGCGAGTATGTCATAAATACACTCCACTCTACCAATCCACAAATAACAGCCGCCACTGGATCAATCAGCCTCTCGATTCCTTGATGGCTCTCTCCCAAATGCCGCTACCGTCCGGCTTATATCCTCCCCCAGTCCCCTAGACCAGGTGTATGCATTCCTccagccgcacgtgaggtccgaaactcacgtggtGCTCACGACCTCTACATCCGTCCCTCAATTACGCAGTTGTGGTGTCACATGGCAGaggagcaacacacacacagggctggctacaccaccccgctcccccctctACATTCgtttcaccaaactcaggcgaGATCGCTGAAtaaacaaaggaggcacggactgatccgtgacagcTATTAAGTAACATTTGCACGCGCTTGTTATGTTCAGCTGAACTTGAATCTTGTATCAGCGAAGcatctttaaataattttggaaAGTACTATCCCATGCATGAAagtataaagaaacaatccataCTAACACACTCAACACAAATTGCTCGGGTGTTCAGATTCGATTCTAAAGACATGTTAAACAACATTAAAACGAGAAATTAAAACTAAGTGTAAGTTCCAGGTAAGTTCAAAGAGTAAGACGCTGACGAGGCTACTAAGAGATATCAGCTTGGTGATAAACAGTAAATATGTTTACAGTGCATATGATAGTTGAATGTTAGATAATGTTAGATATGTGCGTGTATACGCTTACCTATCAACACAGTTGTTCTTAATACACCTAAATAATCGAAACAAAATgcaacaacatatttttaatgaagtaCTGTATGGCTGAAATAAAGATGTACAtgtattgcatttttgttttggtcacaTAACTAtgagataatgaaaaaaaatcatcattttctttgatgTCATTCTCTCACTTCTTTGTTTCCCACgtacatgcgcacgcacacacctgaTGGGATCTCTGTAATAACACAAGCGTGTTATGTCCTGTTACATGtgccttgtcacgtgactgatttGTTATTCCTTCAGTCTTGCCTGCCtgccttgtgtttgtgtttgtcccCTGAAAAATCGTCGTCTTCCTAGGACACTAGTCAACAGTTCACCATTCGTTGTCTTTCTTAGATGACGTCCCCTGTGTACGACAAGGGCCCCCAGAGCGTTCCACGTGTATTACTATCATCTCGTGAATATTCTAGAATGTAGGAGTCTATAGTGACATGAGAACAGACAACTCATAATAGCAGGTTAAGCGTTGTCCCGCTCCATCTTCGATTTCTTTTCTCCCTCCACCTCAACCCCCAGAAGGACGTTTCTTGGGACACACCAACATTTGCGTTGTGTGGTCGCTTCTCAATTATCTATTCTCGTAAGTTATTATCACAAGGCAGTGAATAAAAGTCGAAATGGAACATATTaacaatttttgtatttgattgcCCTCTGACTTATTTTCCATTAAGATCTTCCGTATTGCAGACCCCTCTTACATGCGGCTCAAACATTGTTTCCTGGCATATTTCATCATATGGCCATAATTTCTATCACCACTACCTATTCAAAACGTCTTACAAccaacagtttgtgctctattacaATAAACagttagaaaataaacttcacGATTCTTGATAAAGCATTTACCAAACAGGAtgtagcatcggcttacaggttaactctctgTAACTCTTGTCACCATCATGATCCTGCATGAGAAATAAAGTTAAATGCTCCCACGCCAGTCACTTCAGCTTCTTTGCAAAAGTTGAAGAGCACTGAACTTGTCCTTTGAGTTTTCTGGACACAACGTTTCGACCAGATGAAGCATGTACTTTTTGAGGAACTGGCTGTCCACGAATGCCTGCTCTCTCTGGCAATATGACAAACCACAATAAAACTTACTTTTGCTGCCGCTTGCTTGATCttgctttatttgtaaaaaatactttgttgcTTAGTTAACGGTTCCACAAATTTGGTTaacttttctgcttttgtacATAAAGGTCACTGCACTACGCCgattgttttcagaaaatgtcattCAGATAGTGTTCTTTGAAAACTCTGATGTCTTCTTGGCAAATTCTTCTGGTTCATTACCCAGTTTTATCTCCAACATCTGTGAAAACAAAATCGCCCTGTCCACTCGTTATTACATTTTTGGTTCTTACTATCggcctttctctttttcctttcgCCCATCACATTAACTGCTATGGTACTAACTTACTGCACGAAAACTGTCACAGAACGACTGAACTTACGATTAGAATCAAGCTGTTTGGAGCGAGGGTGGGGACCCAAACAAGCTGAACCAGCAAGGCCTCTGATCTTTACCTGATCTCTACTGATGACACATTTGTGCCACAGCACCGGTAAAAGGTGGTCAGACTATGTTCAAACATAAAGAATAGTCATAGTGCACAGCATTTGCCTCCTTCCTTTTCTTGAAAGTCAGCCGCTGATGAAGGTCTCTCACGACTACGTCAGCCACGTTGCTATTGGTGTACTTCTCTGTGTTTGACTGGTAGGTGCTGCTGATTTCTGACGAAAATCGTATTTGAtcaattaaattttaatcaaatgaaCCTCGGTTTTAAAGCAAAGCTAGTTcccttcacattttggcagacaggcCAGAAAAAAACGTCCGCGGGCCGTACTTTGCTGACCCTGATGTACACGGTTTTACCTGTCAGCCCAGCATTGgcattttttaaagcacacaGCACATTTAAAACTGATGAGTACCTATCTCTCGACgccattttgtctttctctttttgtacaaagttttctttcagtctttgctTGAGCAACAAGATGACATCCCTAGCATCCAAAATTTCATTAACCATTTGACGGTCATCCAAACTACTAtgacaatgtatctttactcctgtgtgtgttaaataCACTCTTGTCTGTATTTAGtctcagagttctgtcccctttgtttACTACcggcagtaaacaatatcagactaAACACTTTAGTGCACGGCACTGACATTACAGTCCGCTGAGGCCCTTTGACAGAGCGTGTACAACATatagacacattgacacagatatcacactggtagactgacacattgacacagatgtcacactggtagactgacacattgacacagatatcacactggtagactgacacattgacacagatatcacactggtagacttaCACATTGACACGGATATCATACTGGTAGACTGGCACATTGATACAAATATCACACTGATAGActtacacactgacacagatatcacactggtagactgacacattgacacagatataacactggtagactgacacactgacacagatatcacactggtagactgacacattgacacagctATCACAATGATAggctgacacattgacacagacgTCACACTGGTAGACTTACACACGCATGGATATGctgacacattaacacacatacctctgtaacaaacaaacttgttgatacttgttgttgtgtaaacagagacacggacctcgtgatgtaaaaatctgtaatgacgtcatgtcTATGACATCATAATGTGATGACGTGGTGATCaactgagagtagaagaggacaaacactaaaagacaaatgttgatgtaagagactgacacacgactacagcaggtgacaggtgtgtcagtgtcagtgtcagtgtcagtcaccttaAAGCGCTAGTAGTGacgggagacaatcacaagttgtgacgtacagcgggacatgaggtcaagtcgggcAGTGGAAAGTTGGCACACTTCTATACTCGAGTATTTATACAAAAGATAATAAGGGTCGtacagacagacgacgacttttctctccagaccacgaacatgACCTCCAtgcgtcacccacaccacgtcactgcgggccgtggccacgtcctcgatttCATagtccttcatcacccgcactgggatacccgcttcttgcattCCCTTTACAATACCCGAGCTGTCACTAACGTGAATCCCGTACAACACCAGcatgtctctccactgtagacagggtgatGTGCCGCCGCTGGTAGAgctcaatgttgtagatgttgttgtgctgctctctgtcaacatggatataaacaatagcatcgtgacgtcatcgcgtaaactgagagacacacgtcactaacacactgtcttatttacaagactatTTCTCatcgttatttatcacacaggtaagtgtttaactgtaaacaacgttacactacacaatacacacacctacctgtaacaccaacacggagactgtgtaggaagctggccaacTCACGACCGCACTTGACGCAGTCACTTGGTTTGTCATTTGAGTCACTATGATATCGGTGAAACAGTCGtttgactggcgggccgtctgtgtggtcgggtacacgtcgctcactgtacgggtgGACATCACGGGCTTTAGTGATCTTCTCGTCCTGCTcaacttccctgacgacggccggtggagagcggaggggtctggttaaatattccacttgccagccggcgggtgtgtgctcatggaaacaacttgccgcccacagatggagacgaggaactcgtgacagcagcttgtcacacaaagtctgaATGTTCTTGAAGCCGAACATCTGACTGTAACATAGGATGAAGCTACACacgttacactgtgtactgttgttatgtgtgattctgtttgtatATTATGTATAATATTGTAACCAATGATGTCATCGAGTAAGGCACCATAATGACACGTGCTGCCACACAATgtgtgtaacagccgatgcttcaaaacaaatctatgttgacaacacaacacctccatcaggtgtcacaactgttgaggaaactTCACCTGTTGAGCACCAAATAGTTTtaatccagtaaatgcagacagcatctacctgtgtgtctgtcatcacatcacacgctgtacaactcacctgaaCTCACTCACTACTTCATCAAcaatgacgtacaacgaccctccgctcgccg
Proteins encoded:
- the LOC112574814 gene encoding uncharacterized protein LOC112574814, translating into MAIQWLRCGHHVYVVSTWYGSRAACSMLFHLLLQTVKTLQSAGVSPGQPHLLLYDLDVGKDEEKAVNDLSQAASGGSLYVIVDEVVSEFSQMFGFKNIQTLCDKLLSRVPRLHLWAASCFHEHTPAGWQVEYLTRPLRSPPAVVREVEQDEKITKARDVHPYSERRVPDHTDGPPVKRLFHRYHSDSNDKPSDCVKCGRELASFLHSLRVGVTESSTTTSTTLSSTSGGTSPCLQWRDMLVLYGIHVSDSSGIVKGMQEAGIPVRVMKDYEIEDVATARSDVVWVTHGGHVRGLERKVVVCLYDPYYLLYKYSSIEVCQLSTARLDLMSRCTSQLVIVSRHY